One segment of Phaeacidiphilus oryzae TH49 DNA contains the following:
- a CDS encoding NHLP family bacteriocin export ABC transporter peptidase/permease/ATPase subunit — protein sequence MEAVECGAAALGMVLGHYRRHVPLEELRIACGVSRDGSRASNILKAARGYGLTAKGMQMDLSALAEVRAPAILFWEFNHFVVFEGFGRRLGRRGVRLNDPARGRRFVTPEEFDTSFTGIVLTFEPGPDFRPGGRRPGIAGAMPTRLRGTSGTMLAAVAASFLLVLVGAASPALSRTYIDSFLIGGQTSLLPVLFAGMAATLLLTVVLTALQQMNLLRGRIISSTLTSARFLGHLLRLPVTFFAQRNPADLVQRLQSNDSVAETLARDLASAGVDAVIVVLYAILLWTYDPQLTLLGIGVALFNVLALRIVVRIRATGVHKLRADTARLTNTAYSGLQLIETMKATGGESGYFRRWAGQHALTLENQQRLGVPSAVLSVVAPLLASLNSALILLIGGLRAVEGHISIGLLVAFQSLVTSFTAPVNRLNGVAGRIQDFAADVARLKDVESFPAEPGTGSGPGDASVTRLDGHVELDAITFGYSPLDPPLLKEFSLQVGPGRQVALVGGSGSGKSTVSRLISGLYQPWEGVIRIDGRRISDIPRGSLAASVSFVDQDVFLFEGTIRDNVALWDPSISDEAVIAALRDAALDDVVARRPGGIHAAVEQDGRNFSGGQRQRLEIARALVRRPSVLVLDEVTSALDAETELAIMDNLRRRGCACVIIAHRLSTVRDSDEIVVLDRGTVVERGRHDELVAAGGPYAQLVRER from the coding sequence ATGGAGGCCGTCGAATGCGGCGCCGCCGCGCTCGGCATGGTCCTCGGCCACTACCGCCGGCACGTCCCCCTGGAAGAGCTCCGGATCGCCTGCGGGGTGTCCCGGGACGGTTCCCGGGCCAGCAACATCCTCAAGGCGGCCCGCGGCTACGGCCTCACCGCCAAGGGCATGCAGATGGACCTGTCGGCGCTCGCCGAGGTCCGCGCCCCGGCCATCCTCTTCTGGGAGTTCAACCACTTCGTCGTCTTCGAGGGCTTCGGCCGGCGCCTCGGCCGCCGCGGCGTCCGGCTCAACGACCCCGCCCGCGGCCGGCGCTTCGTCACCCCGGAGGAGTTCGACACCAGCTTCACCGGCATCGTCCTCACCTTCGAGCCGGGCCCCGACTTCCGTCCCGGCGGCCGCCGTCCGGGCATCGCCGGCGCCATGCCGACCCGGCTCCGCGGCACCTCCGGGACCATGCTCGCCGCGGTCGCGGCCAGCTTCCTGCTGGTCCTGGTCGGCGCCGCCAGCCCGGCGCTCAGCCGCACCTACATCGACTCCTTCCTGATCGGCGGCCAGACCTCGCTGCTGCCCGTCCTCTTCGCGGGAATGGCGGCCACCCTCCTGCTGACCGTGGTGCTGACCGCGCTCCAGCAGATGAACCTGCTACGCGGCCGGATCATCTCCTCCACCCTCACCAGCGCCCGCTTCCTGGGGCACCTCCTCCGGCTGCCGGTGACCTTCTTCGCCCAGCGCAACCCGGCCGACCTGGTACAGCGCCTGCAGTCCAACGACTCGGTCGCCGAGACCCTCGCCCGTGACCTCGCCTCGGCCGGAGTGGACGCGGTGATCGTCGTCCTCTACGCGATCCTGCTGTGGACCTACGACCCCCAACTCACCCTGCTCGGCATCGGGGTGGCCCTCTTCAACGTCCTCGCGCTGCGGATCGTGGTCCGGATCCGGGCCACCGGCGTCCACAAGCTCCGCGCCGACACCGCCCGGCTGACCAACACCGCCTACAGCGGCCTCCAGCTGATCGAGACCATGAAGGCCACCGGCGGCGAGTCCGGTTACTTCCGCCGCTGGGCCGGTCAGCACGCGCTCACCCTGGAGAACCAGCAGCGGCTCGGTGTGCCCAGCGCCGTCCTCAGTGTGGTCGCCCCGCTGCTGGCCTCGCTCAACTCCGCGCTGATCCTGCTGATCGGCGGCCTGCGCGCGGTCGAGGGGCACATCTCCATCGGCCTGCTGGTGGCCTTCCAGTCCCTGGTCACCTCGTTCACCGCCCCGGTCAACCGGCTCAACGGGGTCGCCGGCCGGATCCAGGACTTCGCCGCCGACGTGGCCCGCCTCAAGGACGTCGAGTCCTTCCCGGCCGAACCGGGCACCGGCAGCGGCCCCGGCGACGCCTCCGTGACCCGCCTCGACGGCCACGTCGAGCTGGACGCGATCACCTTCGGCTACAGCCCGCTGGACCCGCCGCTGCTCAAGGAGTTCTCGCTGCAGGTCGGCCCCGGCCGCCAGGTCGCCCTGGTCGGCGGCTCGGGCAGCGGCAAGTCCACCGTCTCCCGCCTGATCTCCGGCCTCTACCAGCCGTGGGAGGGGGTGATCCGGATCGACGGCCGCCGGATCTCGGACATTCCGCGCGGCTCCCTGGCCGCCTCCGTCTCCTTCGTGGACCAGGACGTCTTCCTCTTCGAGGGCACCATCCGGGACAACGTCGCCCTGTGGGACCCGTCCATCTCCGACGAGGCCGTGATCGCCGCCCTCCGCGACGCCGCCCTGGACGACGTGGTGGCCCGCCGGCCCGGCGGCATCCACGCCGCGGTCGAACAGGACGGCCGCAACTTCTCCGGCGGTCAGCGGCAGCGCCTGGAGATCGCCCGTGCCCTCGTCCGCCGACCCAGCGTCCTGGTCCTGGACGAGGTCACCAG
- a CDS encoding HlyD family efflux transporter periplasmic adaptor subunit: MEFRQKALAKLQSPEELDIPVRFARPQGALVLAVTVLAVAAAAFWAVTGTVTTHLSAPGVLSHPEGSYLLQSPYAGQVTQVLVNSGQTVRADQPVAQIRVGDAVRTVRAVSAGQVTAVSAQPGSVVATGADLATVQRIARAGEPLIAMVYAPAAKASGISAGQSVDLTVQTVPTQQYGVLRGKVLAVARAPQTRQQITDFLGDPALAGQYTQDGQPLAVVVELDRDPGSRSGYRWSREPGPPYPIDSTTQVSASIQLSSQHPIDWLLP; this comes from the coding sequence ATGGAGTTCCGGCAGAAGGCGCTGGCCAAGCTCCAGTCGCCGGAGGAACTGGACATCCCCGTCCGGTTCGCCCGGCCGCAGGGCGCGCTGGTGCTCGCGGTCACCGTGCTCGCCGTCGCCGCGGCGGCGTTCTGGGCCGTCACCGGAACCGTCACCACCCATCTCTCCGCCCCGGGCGTCCTCAGCCACCCGGAGGGCAGCTACCTCCTGCAGAGCCCGTACGCCGGCCAGGTCACCCAGGTGCTGGTGAACAGCGGCCAGACGGTCAGGGCGGACCAGCCGGTCGCGCAGATCCGGGTCGGCGACGCGGTGCGCACCGTGCGCGCGGTCTCGGCCGGCCAGGTCACCGCGGTCAGCGCGCAGCCCGGCTCGGTGGTCGCCACCGGCGCCGACCTCGCCACCGTCCAGCGGATCGCCAGGGCGGGCGAGCCGCTGATCGCCATGGTGTACGCCCCGGCGGCCAAGGCCTCCGGGATCAGCGCGGGCCAGTCCGTCGACCTCACCGTGCAGACCGTGCCCACCCAGCAGTACGGCGTACTGCGCGGCAAGGTGCTCGCGGTGGCCCGCGCACCGCAGACCAGGCAGCAGATCACCGACTTCCTCGGCGACCCGGCGCTGGCCGGGCAGTACACCCAGGACGGGCAGCCGCTCGCGGTGGTGGTGGAGCTGGACCGCGACCCGGGCAGCAGGTCCGGCTACCGCTGGTCCCGCGAGCCCGGCCCGCCGTACCCGATCGACAGCACGACCCAGGTGTCCGCGTCGATCCAGCTCAGCTCCCAGCACCCGATCGATTGGCTCCTCCCGTGA
- a CDS encoding homogentisate 1,2-dioxygenase: MAYYRITGSVPHKRHTQHRDEQGRLYYEELMGEEGFASDSSLLYHRSLPSAMTDSRVWPLPSAAAKTEPNHPLKPYHLRLHQLFRGEAWRQADAVRDRRTVLGNADVRLGYAAAGLPSPLYRNALGDELAYVESGAGLLETVFGTIEAGPGDYLLLPRATTHRWVPRGGEPLRLFFVEANSHISPARRYLSRFGQFLEHAPYCERDLRGPEGPLLRSSEEGDVEVYVKHRVAGGVGGSVLSVPHHPFDVVGWDGCLYPYALNISDFEPLTGRVHQPPPQHQVFEAQGLVVCNFVPRKVDYHPDSIPVPYYHSNVDSDEVLFYCGGDYSARKGSGIGQGSVSLHPGGHTHGPQPGAYERSVGVHFFDELAVMVDTFRPLELGEAAGECDDGRYAWSWSGRGPQGPIGPAAGGGGAE; this comes from the coding sequence GTGGCGTACTACCGGATCACCGGATCGGTGCCGCACAAGCGGCACACCCAGCATCGGGACGAGCAGGGGCGGCTCTACTACGAGGAGTTGATGGGCGAGGAGGGCTTCGCCTCGGACTCCTCGCTCCTCTACCACCGCTCCCTGCCCTCGGCGATGACGGACAGCCGCGTCTGGCCGCTGCCGTCCGCCGCGGCCAAGACCGAGCCCAACCATCCCCTGAAGCCGTACCACCTGCGGCTGCACCAGCTCTTCCGCGGCGAGGCCTGGCGGCAGGCGGACGCCGTCCGGGATCGGCGGACGGTCCTCGGCAACGCCGACGTGCGGCTGGGCTACGCCGCTGCCGGGCTGCCCTCACCGCTCTACCGCAACGCCCTGGGCGACGAGTTGGCGTATGTGGAGTCCGGAGCCGGGCTGCTGGAGACCGTCTTCGGGACGATCGAGGCCGGCCCGGGCGACTACCTGCTGCTGCCGCGGGCCACCACCCACCGCTGGGTGCCGCGGGGCGGCGAGCCGCTGCGGCTCTTCTTCGTCGAGGCCAACAGCCATATCTCGCCGGCCCGGCGGTACCTCTCGCGGTTCGGGCAGTTCCTGGAGCACGCGCCGTACTGCGAGCGGGATCTGCGCGGGCCGGAGGGGCCGCTGCTGCGGTCGTCCGAGGAGGGCGACGTCGAGGTGTACGTGAAGCACAGGGTCGCGGGCGGGGTCGGGGGTTCGGTGCTGAGCGTGCCCCACCACCCCTTCGACGTGGTGGGGTGGGACGGCTGCCTCTACCCGTACGCGCTGAACATCTCCGACTTCGAGCCGCTGACCGGGCGGGTGCACCAACCGCCGCCGCAGCACCAGGTCTTCGAGGCCCAGGGACTGGTGGTCTGCAACTTCGTGCCGCGGAAGGTCGACTACCACCCCGACTCCATCCCGGTCCCCTACTACCACTCCAACGTGGACAGCGACGAGGTGCTCTTCTACTGCGGCGGGGACTACTCGGCGCGGAAGGGGTCGGGGATCGGGCAGGGGTCCGTCTCGCTGCATCCGGGCGGGCACACCCACGGGCCGCAGCCAGGGGCCTACGAACGCTCCGTCGGGGTGCACTTCTTCGACGAGCTGGCCGTGATGGTGGACACCTTCCGCCCACTGGAGCTGGGCGAGGCGGCCGGCGAGTGCGACGACGGGCGGTACGCCTGGAGCTGGAGCGGACGCGGGCCGCAGGGTCCGATCGGGCCCGCGGCGGGCGGCGGTGGGGCCGAGTGA
- a CDS encoding fumarylacetoacetate hydrolase family protein produces the protein MTWVPVEEGSGFGLENLPLGVFTPPGEDDRPRVGTRIGDFVLDVAALWAGLPLGADLAHGSLNRFLRRGPGEWAYLRRELVRVLSTDERRAHAERNLYPVDRVRMLLPIEVADFADFYACREHAENAGRILRPGEPPLLPNWRRMPVAYHGRAGTVVVSGTEVRRPRGQLGPGVVGPTERLDFEAEVGFVVGAPSRPGVPVGTGAFAEHVFGVVLLNDWSARDIQAWEYRPLGPFLGKSFATSISPWVVPMAALEEARVAGPRQEPEPVDYLKEEQPAGLDVELEVRLNGELLSRPRYGGMYWSAAQMLAHLTVGGAAVRTGDLFGSGTVSGEGPERQGCLLEMTRNGEVPVRTGAGRERWGYLADGDVITLGGSARGPGGARLSLGEVSGRVRAAEG, from the coding sequence GTGACCTGGGTGCCGGTCGAGGAGGGATCCGGGTTCGGGCTGGAGAACCTGCCGCTGGGGGTGTTCACCCCGCCCGGGGAGGACGACCGGCCGCGGGTCGGTACGCGGATCGGGGACTTCGTGCTGGACGTGGCGGCGCTGTGGGCCGGGCTGCCGCTGGGCGCGGACCTCGCCCACGGCTCGCTGAACCGGTTCCTGCGCCGGGGGCCGGGTGAATGGGCGTACCTGCGGCGGGAGTTGGTGCGGGTGCTGAGCACCGACGAGCGCCGGGCGCACGCGGAGCGGAACCTCTACCCGGTGGACCGGGTGCGGATGCTGCTGCCGATCGAGGTCGCCGACTTCGCGGACTTCTACGCCTGCCGGGAGCACGCCGAGAACGCCGGACGGATCCTCCGTCCCGGCGAGCCGCCGCTGCTGCCGAACTGGCGGCGGATGCCGGTGGCGTACCACGGGCGGGCCGGGACGGTGGTGGTCTCCGGGACCGAGGTGCGGCGCCCGCGCGGGCAGTTGGGGCCGGGGGTGGTCGGGCCCACCGAGCGGCTGGACTTCGAGGCGGAGGTCGGCTTCGTGGTCGGGGCGCCGTCCCGGCCTGGGGTGCCGGTGGGGACGGGCGCGTTCGCGGAGCACGTGTTCGGGGTGGTGCTGCTCAACGACTGGAGCGCGCGGGACATCCAGGCGTGGGAGTACCGGCCGCTGGGTCCGTTCCTGGGGAAGTCCTTCGCCACCTCCATCTCGCCGTGGGTGGTGCCGATGGCCGCGCTGGAGGAGGCGCGGGTGGCGGGGCCGCGGCAGGAGCCGGAGCCGGTCGACTATCTGAAGGAGGAGCAGCCGGCGGGGCTGGACGTGGAGCTCGAGGTGCGACTGAACGGGGAGCTGCTCTCCCGGCCCCGGTACGGGGGGATGTACTGGTCCGCCGCGCAGATGCTGGCGCATCTCACCGTGGGCGGGGCGGCGGTGCGGACCGGGGATCTCTTCGGGTCGGGGACGGTCTCCGGGGAGGGGCCGGAGCGGCAGGGGTGCCTGCTGGAGATGACCCGGAACGGGGAGGTGCCGGTGCGGACGGGGGCCGGCCGGGAGCGATGGGGGTATCTGGCCGACGGGGACGTCATCACGCTGGGTGGGAGTGCGCGGGGGCCCGGGGGCGCGCGGCTGTCCCTGGGCGAGGTGAGCGGGCGGGTGCGGGCGGCGGAGGGCTGA